The Montipora foliosa isolate CH-2021 chromosome 10, ASM3666993v2, whole genome shotgun sequence genomic sequence agaagtaaaaccaaaactagCGCCGGCTACTCGAATCTTCTTTGAATCCTAATTGgttcattgactttttttcGTCTGTAGTAATTACTCTGAGTTACTGTGATGACGTTCGTTTCAGTCTCAAAGAAACTGAATTGAAAATGCTCAAATGTGAATAGCTGCTGAGGGGGCAATTTTAAGAGCTCTGATAGCAGACAAGCCCTTTTTATCCTGTTGCAGAGACTCAATGCTTCAAACAGGACACTCCTGGCTAGAAATTGATATTTTCGTACTTGTACGTCAAGCAAAACATGCATGTTAATTAGTTTACATTTCGTGGAAAAGCTTAACAGAAGCAAGTCATCTCCCGTTTTAGTTCAACTAGAACTTCCTGCCTCACACAAAATACATTTTATGGGAACATAGAATTCTTTTCGAAACCGGGCCTTCAACGTCTGGCCGTTCAATTCCAAGTCTGCTTTTAAACTGTGTTTTGGATGAGTGGAGCTTTAAGATACCATTTTGCTTTACTCATTATTGAGTTGCTAAATTATTCGTAACAGCTTATAATTATTGTCTGCAAATTAATGGTTTTTTATTTCAATGTTGGAGCTTGTTCTGTGATGTACTGTTGACGGTCACGGTAAAGCTCTGTAAGAGGTTTGCAGAGTGATTGCATTTAGTTTCTAATAGCAAAGTTTTAGCTGTCATTCAGACGCTGTTGCAGTTTTCCTAAACTTTCTCCAAGTGTTCTACCTACCCCTAATTCTTTCCTTACACTAAAAAGTCAATATTGTGACTAAAAGCCCGAAATATTCATTTGAAAACAGAACAGTCAATCATTTGTGCGTCAATCAGTCGATGTTTGTTTCTCCGCTTTTAGACTATTCAAAGCTGCAATGAGTCACTTATCGATTTTGCTGCTGGTAATCGTCGGGATCCTTGTCCGTGGAGCATTAGCGTACAGTCAAAAGTGCGTGAGGTGCATAAATTGTTGCAATAGCAACTGTGTTTCCAGTGAAATGCACGTAGAGGAACAGAGCAAGGGGATCATTCGCGTCTCTCAGCTTTCCAATGGCGACATCATCCGTGGGATCAGGGGAACTGAGCGGATTCCTGGCTGGTGCAAGGTGGAAGCTGTTTATCCGAGGGCCCATACCGACAATTTCACAACCTACGATGGCTTCACAAATGACCACATGGTAATTGATGCCGATACGGTTCGCCCGTACGGTAAGAAAGGAGAGATAAAGAAATCTCGTCTGTTTACCCTTGCTACCGAATGCGATGCCGCATTTAACGCAGACGGTCAGGCGTTCACGCCAATCAGCACCACGTTCTGTCCTCATGAACTGAGCTGGGGCGAGTATCTTCCTCTGATCGCTGCCATTCGTCGCGTGACCAGCCATACAGGTCACTTTTGGTATCTTAGCGACGCTTTCCATGACAACCAGACAGCAAAAGTTCCGCGCTGGATTGACATGCTTCACGACATCTGTACAGAACTCTTGCGCTGCGCACGTGAGGGAGAATGCcagaagtttgaaaaaatcacgGAAGAGTTTGTCCGCGAGCACGTGAACAGGAAGTATGTGGTAATGGTTGAGAGCGCATTTCCCAACATGGGTGGAGACGTGGAGAAAGATGAAACCGGTACAATCACTGAGGTGGTTCGCGAGAAAGGTACAAACAACGTTCTGGTTTTCTCATTCGTGGGTTGTGCTGTAGCTGGGCTCTTGATCGCGGTCGTTGCAGCGGTCCTGCTGTACCGCATGCGCGTGAAGAGGAAGATAGAGGCACTGAAGGAGCCACATGAAAACCAACCTCCGGTTATGATCCATGATACTAAGGCATAGAGATGACACCAAGTGAGCGCTGCAGCTTTAAATTTGCCGGACACCGTCGCATAATTAGTGTTCCCTGCCATAGGTCAGGAACGTTCTTGTTTGTTAATTGTAAGGGTGATAAGTAAAAAACATATTAATAATTTGATTTTTAGCAGGTAGAGGGGCAGATTTGACACCGTCGCATTATTAGTATTCCCTGCTGTAGGTCTGGCAGTTTTGTCGTTGTAAGGGTGTTTGTAAAACAGCAGTTTTACCTATTGATTTTTAACACGCAACGGCAGCAAAACGGAAACACATTTAATATCCATAAGGAGCCATAACTGTTTTTATAATTCAAAACATTAATACTTGATACATTGCCCAAATATGGTAATAAATTTCTCGACAGATGTATGTCGTCTACATGACGTCTATTCGGCGATAGATGTAGATTTCGCAATAAAATGTGAAAATGACGGACCGGCGCCGCTTCACAAATGTTACAAGTTCGGAATCTTTCATTTGTTATCAATGTGTTGGATTATAAAACAGTTATAGCACTCAATCTTGCGTGACACCGCCTAATTTTAGCctactcggccttcggcctcgtcggctaagtattgGGCGATATTACGCTCGCTTTTGCGCTATAACCGTTACATGGCTCCTAATATTTATCGAGTGTATAATGGTGTGCCGTGAAGTGATGTCGAAAACGTGTAATTGCAGGGTTTGAAGGCTTTCGGTGTAATTAGTCTTTGCTGGTTTCGAAGTCTGGAGAGCTTCACTGTAAACTAATATAATGCAATTTCGTCAGTAGAACTGAGTGTGGTTGTAACGGCGACGGGCAGAAATAAGCTTGCAATTAAATCATTATCCCCAGGCAATCATGTCTCGGTTAACAGACGAGTTCTTTACCCATCTCCAGGTGGGATACCCTCTGTAATGGACCGCATGGGGAGATCCCACTTAAAAAAGGGGCTTTTTTCCAGGGTAAAGGCTAAAAGGGTTAAGAATTTTGCAAGAAGAAAAAGGGTTCGTTAAGTGGACATTTAGATACTGAAAAGGGCCTTTCAAAATATCTCCAATGGATGTAGCTGACAGCTGATTGTTCCAAGTGTTTTTAATGGGGATTCCAAGTGAAAAGTTCTTTAATAGTGAAAACGACAAAAAAACTTagatgacacacgctaacacaccgatctcttaatgtgatccaccttcccactcgcggcttgccgtgggagaacagttttgctgttcccaacacAGTTTACCCCACGTCTCGTATGTggagctgtcagttaaagggaTGCCTAATCTTCCGCCTGGTATGTTAACTATGCAATGCTGATGAAGTCCAGAAAGACCGAAACGGTTggccatggctgctaattggcCGGGTGGAGTGCGAACTGGGTTGGTGTATGAGTGTGTTAATTACCTTGCTTTTTCTGTAAGAGTCGTTCCACTGTTAGCGTAAATAAGTTTTTCTCCTTCTTTTGATGATCCCAACATTTACTGTCATCACCGAAGTATCTGAGCTGAGGGCTACACTTTCTGCCCAAAATGGTTTATATAGAAGGGTAAACGTCGGCACTTCGGGGCAGAGCCAGCCGAGAAAAAAACGTTGCAGGAatttcttaaggacgttcgcgcgaaaatcttcccacattgaaatttgtttcatttctggCCTAAAGTTAGGTTataaattacttattccaaaaatgaaaaaaaaaaattggggggtcaccgactttgtttcggagaaagaggcaagggaaaaatgccctaatttcgatagataggtcatcataacgagatgtagcctcatctactTATCCGTCGAAAATCATGGAAATAATAAGCTAGAAtgaaggtttctgtgcatagaaatataggagtggattttttagataattgcatgccactggggatgtcgtaaacagaaATTTAATCCTCAACGAGCGTTTTTGCAAGCGCTACCCGTTGTAACCACTTCGGGAACTCAGGACAGAAGGaaagacaattttttaaaaagatcacTTCTGACATTGtgcttttttaaatttcatcatattttgtagattgtaagaagagcaagtgattcatgtcttaaaaaataggggtcaccgatgatctgaacgagtacaatcgatgtgatgttgcgaagctcttggaaaatttagtttgtcacgaaTTTGCGTGATCCGTCGGGGATGGACTGGAACCCGAGACAAGATGAATCGGTGaaaggtttttgtaaaaaagaaaactttcttgagcatagcaacgaagtttcaagcaggtgttatctttatttggttagtgttttgtctcATATCTCTCCAATGTTGCACTCTCCGGAAACCTCTGATTTGGGCGTATCTGTCTCTGGTAACTGCACGTGGACTAGTCATATCGAGCAGATGTGTTCAAAGGCGAATAGGGTACTTGGTCTAGTGAAGAGGCTGTGTGGCAGGGACATTCGTGACGTCCAGACGAGAAAATTGTTATACACGGCCCTTGTCAGGCCGCTATTAGAATATTCTTCAAGTGTGTGGTCACCCTACTTTGTAAAACATCGCCGACTGATAGAGAACATTCAGAGGCGTGCCACTAAATTCATATTGAACTATCCTCCAAGAGAAGTCAGTTATATTAATAGATTAGACCAGCTTGACCTACTACCTCTTGATTTTCGTAGACAAATGCATGATTTAGTTCTCCTGTTTAAGTATAAGACTGGAACTGGACGTTGGACGTTTCATTCACACTGCTACTCGGCATTATAGAACCCGTAATTTTCATCAAGCCAACTTTGACCTACTTTCTAGGCACAATCAGGAATATTATTGTAACAGCTATTTTCCTAGGACAGTTAAGTTGTGGAACAGCTTACCTAATATACTCAAGTTCAGCCAGGATCTCTTGTGGTTTAGAGTCCATCTTTACGAACACCTTAGAGGTCTACTACAAACTTACAGTTCGCCATAATTTGTCAATTATTTtccatactttttttttttttttttttttcctttttaatctaTTGTGTAATTATTTAATCCTACTATGTAAATCTTATACTTTTTTGAGCCTAGGGGATACGTTTCAATTGGGGCTCCGCCCTGTTCGTCTCTCCGGTCACGTCATACTACTGTTATGATAATGTATGTATTTTGTGGTGACAAAtctcaataaactaaactaaactaaactaaacaatGCCGTTTTTCTCATTGCCGTCTTTTTCATCTCTGACTGTTTCCTCATAGGCCCGCACTATTCAAGTGCATTAGTACGAGAAGATAAATCTGCTCTATTgtcatgaaagtaaaggaaaagaactttaaaagcaTGAATTTATTATGAACTAAAAACTTCGCAACGtaataataacattttcaaaaaccaaccccactaaatttacgcaacgtcgctgagtaaaactaaccttcctcgagttttcaaaactttcagccactactcgattagcGACCTTTTCCAGGATCCCGTTCCTTTCTCTTTGAtgtttcatgatgaattggaaatagATGTGCCATTTTTTAACCGACCTGGAAATTTTTCCCCGGCGGTTTTGCCGCCATAATatcttaactaatgcttgaagtaatgcgttATATATTGCAGTCTCGTTACCTGTgcagtaaaagttgcgcacaaacaattaacgcgaacgtccttaaatgatgCTCTCCTTTGTGAAAAGTTcctcaataattttttttgtttttgggaaATCTGCCAAATAGttgccatttttttctcaaaaacgcAGTGACGTTTCTAAAAATTTGTTCACTCTTTTAAATTATATTAATGGTCGCGTTAATGTCACTTTATCATTTTACTTGTTTGGATGTGAAGCAGAAACAAACCTTATTTCTACTAACGAAGTCTCTTAGAAAACGATGCTGAAATGATAGTGGGAAAGTAAAATACGAGCCAATAAAACAGGTGGCTGGTTGATTGTTATTAAGGACTGGACAAATGCCCAAgttaaaaactttaatttttcaGAAAAGAAACGGCCTAATGTTTGGCGTTCAAATTGGAGGAATCCAAACCTGTTCGTAGTTTGTTTCCAGCTTCCAGAGACAATATGGTGGGAGCTGAGCACGTGGATAGCGTTTGACCGATGCGTGCTAtctgtcattttgctttttcttgtgGCTGGAACC encodes the following:
- the LOC137973181 gene encoding uncharacterized protein, with amino-acid sequence MSHLSILLLVIVGILVRGALAYSQKCVRCINCCNSNCVSSEMHVEEQSKGIIRVSQLSNGDIIRGIRGTERIPGWCKVEAVYPRAHTDNFTTYDGFTNDHMVIDADTVRPYGKKGEIKKSRLFTLATECDAAFNADGQAFTPISTTFCPHELSWGEYLPLIAAIRRVTSHTGHFWYLSDAFHDNQTAKVPRWIDMLHDICTELLRCAREGECQKFEKITEEFVREHVNRKYVVMVESAFPNMGGDVEKDETGTITEVVREKGTNNVLVFSFVGCAVAGLLIAVVAAVLLYRMRVKRKIEALKEPHENQPPVMIHDTKA